One window of Salmo salar chromosome ssa11, Ssal_v3.1, whole genome shotgun sequence genomic DNA carries:
- the LOC106562112 gene encoding dickkopf-related protein 3 isoform X2, protein MFEEVEQLTEDTHNKLEDAVHQMDNESAKSSLHPNNLPSNYHNESTSETVVETQSIHTIETVHKETDNRTGETHITGTIIQSSGKENNINHECIIDEDCEKGKYCRYETHRSKCLTCKALDVPCKKDEECCTGHLCVWGQCSQNATKGEAGSICQYQNDCSPDLCCAFHKALLLPVCTAKPIERECCHGSSNHLMELLSWDIEGQGPREHCPCAGDLQCQHIGRGSLCLKRQNSSEEDLTDTLYSEIDYIV, encoded by the exons ATGTTTGAGGAGGTAGAGCAACTGACGGAGGACACGCATAATAAACTGGAGGACGCGGTGCACCAG ATGGACAATGAGAGTGCCAAGTCCAGCTTGCATCCCAATAACCTTCCCTCAAATTACCACAACGAAAGCACTTCTGAGACTGTGGTTGAAACTCAATCCATCCACACCATAGAGACAGTACACAAG GAGACAGACAACAGAACAGGAGAGACCCATATCACCGGAACAATTATCCAGTCCAGTGGCAAGGAAAATAATATTAATCAT GAGTGTATTATTGATGAGGACTGTGAAAAGGGGAAATATTGCCGGTATGAGACGCACCGATCCAAGTGTCTAACCTGCAAAGCCCTCGACGTG cccTGCAAAAAGGATGAGGAGTGTTGTACAggacatctgtgtgtgtggggccagTGCAGCCAGAACGCCACTAAGGGGGAAGCTGGCAGCATCTGCCAATACCAGAACGACTGCAGCCCAGACCTCTGCTGTGCTTTCCATAAAG CTCTGCTGCTCCCTGTGTGCACGGCCAAGCCAATAGAGCGTGAGTGCTGTCATGGCTCCTCCAACCACCTTATGGAGCTGTTGTCCTGGGACATAGAGGGCCAGGGACCAAGGGAACACTGCCCCTGTGCTGGTGACCTCCAGTGCCAACATATCGG ACGAGGCTCCCTGTGTCTGAAAAGACAGAACTCGAGTGAAGAGGACCTGACAGACACACTTTATTCAGAAATTGACTATATTGTCTAG
- the LOC106562112 gene encoding dickkopf-related protein 3 isoform X1 → MMLYFSLLTLSLTSIHGILLPESARPVVLDINQIPEDNLAQGHTTLNDMFEEVEQLTEDTHNKLEDAVHQMDNESAKSSLHPNNLPSNYHNESTSETVVETQSIHTIETVHKETDNRTGETHITGTIIQSSGKENNINHECIIDEDCEKGKYCRYETHRSKCLTCKALDVPCKKDEECCTGHLCVWGQCSQNATKGEAGSICQYQNDCSPDLCCAFHKALLLPVCTAKPIERECCHGSSNHLMELLSWDIEGQGPREHCPCAGDLQCQHIGRGSLCLKRQNSSEEDLTDTLYSEIDYIV, encoded by the exons ATGATGTTGTATTTCTCTCTTCTAACTCTGAGCCTAACGTCCATCCATGGCATCCTCCTTCCTGAATCTGCCAGGCCCGTGGTTTTGGACATCAACCAGATCCCTGAGGATAATTTGGCACAAGGACACACGACATTAAACGACATGTTTGAGGAGGTAGAGCAACTGACGGAGGACACGCATAATAAACTGGAGGACGCGGTGCACCAG ATGGACAATGAGAGTGCCAAGTCCAGCTTGCATCCCAATAACCTTCCCTCAAATTACCACAACGAAAGCACTTCTGAGACTGTGGTTGAAACTCAATCCATCCACACCATAGAGACAGTACACAAG GAGACAGACAACAGAACAGGAGAGACCCATATCACCGGAACAATTATCCAGTCCAGTGGCAAGGAAAATAATATTAATCAT GAGTGTATTATTGATGAGGACTGTGAAAAGGGGAAATATTGCCGGTATGAGACGCACCGATCCAAGTGTCTAACCTGCAAAGCCCTCGACGTG cccTGCAAAAAGGATGAGGAGTGTTGTACAggacatctgtgtgtgtggggccagTGCAGCCAGAACGCCACTAAGGGGGAAGCTGGCAGCATCTGCCAATACCAGAACGACTGCAGCCCAGACCTCTGCTGTGCTTTCCATAAAG CTCTGCTGCTCCCTGTGTGCACGGCCAAGCCAATAGAGCGTGAGTGCTGTCATGGCTCCTCCAACCACCTTATGGAGCTGTTGTCCTGGGACATAGAGGGCCAGGGACCAAGGGAACACTGCCCCTGTGCTGGTGACCTCCAGTGCCAACATATCGG ACGAGGCTCCCTGTGTCTGAAAAGACAGAACTCGAGTGAAGAGGACCTGACAGACACACTTTATTCAGAAATTGACTATATTGTCTAG